One Maniola hyperantus chromosome Z, iAphHyp1.2, whole genome shotgun sequence DNA window includes the following coding sequences:
- the LOC117995468 gene encoding dipeptidase 1-like isoform X2, with amino-acid sequence MSLAAASARKHDPDQSPRRIIKLPNFITGARMVNRNERRAVACVLLAVTAVVAAASYDRERLEIAKQILEEVPLTDGHNDLPWNIRKFLRNQINEFELDTDLTQVEPWSKSKYSHTDLPRLREGMVGAQFWSAFVPCAAQNKDAVQLTLEQIDVIRRLVDKYPQYLKLATSVTDILEAHSARPRKIASLIGIEGGHSIGNSLGVLRSYYQLGVRYMTLTHTCNTPWADSSNEPPAVNGLTEFGEKVVREMNRLGMLIDVSHVGENTTRAAIRLSKAPVIFSHSSVYSLCAHKRNVPDDIIQSVKDNGGIIMVNFFPDFVKCAPNATLSDVAEHFHYIKRMIGANHVGIGGDFDGVNRVPRGLEDVSKYPELFAELLRSGQWSVQELKNVAGLNMLRVMRQVEKIRDDMRTNGVEPEEHPDSPTDNGNCTSNAFYIE; translated from the exons atCAAAGCCCAAGAAGGATTATCAAGTTACCGAACTTTATCACGGGAG CGAGGATGGTGAACCGTAACGAACGGCGGGCAGTGGCTTGTGTCCTGCTAGCAGTAACAGCGGTGGTTGCAGCCGCTTCTTACGATCGAGAACGCCTTGAGATCGCCAAGCAGATACTTGAAGAAGTGCCGCTCACTGACGG GCATAACGACCTGCCATGGAATATTCGCAAGTTTCTCCGTAATCAAATCAACGAGTTTGAACTGGACACAGATCTTACTCAAGTCGAACCATGGTCCAAATCTAAGTACTCGCATACAGACCTGCCACGACTGAGGGAGGGCATGGTTGGAGCTCAG TTCTGGTCAGCGTTCGTCCCTTGCGCTGCACAGAATAAAGATGCAGTGCAACTTACCCTGGAGCAGATTGATGTCATCCGACGTCTCGTTGACAAGTACCCTCAGTACCTGAAACTCGCTACTTCAGTCACAG ATATCCTGGAAGCTCACAGTGCCAGGCCACGCAAAATTGCATCTCTCATCGGCATTGAAGGTGGACACTCGATCGGAAATTCCCTGGGGGTGCTTCGAAGTTATTATCAACTCGGCGTGCGCTACATGACTCTCACTCACACGTGCAATACACCCtg GGCTGATTCCTCCAACGAGCCACCCGCTGTGAATGGACTCACGGAATTTGGAGAG AAAGTAGTGCGGGAGATGAATCGTCTAGGCATGTTGATCGATGTGTCGCACGTGGGTGAAAACACGACTCGAGCAGCAATCAGGCTGTCGAAAGCGCCGGTTATCTTTAGCCACTCATCCGTTTACAGCCTATGCGCGCATAAAAGGAACGTACCCGACGACATCatccagtctgta AAAGACAATGGCGGGATCATCATGGTGAACTTCTTTCCGGATTTCGTTAAATGTGCACCAAACGCTACTCTATCTGACGTCGCAG aaCATTTCCATTATATCAAGAGGATGATTGGTGCTAACCACGTTGGCATAGGTGGTGATTTTGATGGAGTTAATAG AGTTCCACGTGGATTGGAAGACGTTTCCAAGTATCCTGAATTATTTGCTGAATTACTACGAAGCGGGCAGTGGAGCGTACAAGAATTAAAAAATGTAGCAGGACTCAATATGTTACGAGTGATGAGACAAGTAGAGAAG ATCCGCGATGATATGCGTACAAATGGCGTGGAACCCGAAGAACACCCCGACTCACCTACTGACAATGGCAACTGCACTAGCAACGCTTTTTACATCGAATAA
- the LOC117995468 gene encoding dipeptidase 1-like isoform X3 has protein sequence MSLAAASARKHDPARMVNRNERRAVACVLLAVTAVVAAASYDRERLEIAKQILEEVPLTDGHNDLPWNIRKFLRNQINEFELDTDLTQVEPWSKSKYSHTDLPRLREGMVGAQFWSAFVPCAAQNKDAVQLTLEQIDVIRRLVDKYPQYLKLATSVTDILEAHSARPRKIASLIGIEGGHSIGNSLGVLRSYYQLGVRYMTLTHTCNTPWADSSNEPPAVNGLTEFGEKVVREMNRLGMLIDVSHVGENTTRAAIRLSKAPVIFSHSSVYSLCAHKRNVPDDIIQSVKDNGGIIMVNFFPDFVKCAPNATLSDVAEHFHYIKRMIGANHVGIGGDFDGVNRVPRGLEDVSKYPELFAELLRSGQWSVQELKNVAGLNMLRVMRQVEKIRDDMRTNGVEPEEHPDSPTDNGNCTSNAFYIE, from the exons CGAGGATGGTGAACCGTAACGAACGGCGGGCAGTGGCTTGTGTCCTGCTAGCAGTAACAGCGGTGGTTGCAGCCGCTTCTTACGATCGAGAACGCCTTGAGATCGCCAAGCAGATACTTGAAGAAGTGCCGCTCACTGACGG GCATAACGACCTGCCATGGAATATTCGCAAGTTTCTCCGTAATCAAATCAACGAGTTTGAACTGGACACAGATCTTACTCAAGTCGAACCATGGTCCAAATCTAAGTACTCGCATACAGACCTGCCACGACTGAGGGAGGGCATGGTTGGAGCTCAG TTCTGGTCAGCGTTCGTCCCTTGCGCTGCACAGAATAAAGATGCAGTGCAACTTACCCTGGAGCAGATTGATGTCATCCGACGTCTCGTTGACAAGTACCCTCAGTACCTGAAACTCGCTACTTCAGTCACAG ATATCCTGGAAGCTCACAGTGCCAGGCCACGCAAAATTGCATCTCTCATCGGCATTGAAGGTGGACACTCGATCGGAAATTCCCTGGGGGTGCTTCGAAGTTATTATCAACTCGGCGTGCGCTACATGACTCTCACTCACACGTGCAATACACCCtg GGCTGATTCCTCCAACGAGCCACCCGCTGTGAATGGACTCACGGAATTTGGAGAG AAAGTAGTGCGGGAGATGAATCGTCTAGGCATGTTGATCGATGTGTCGCACGTGGGTGAAAACACGACTCGAGCAGCAATCAGGCTGTCGAAAGCGCCGGTTATCTTTAGCCACTCATCCGTTTACAGCCTATGCGCGCATAAAAGGAACGTACCCGACGACATCatccagtctgta AAAGACAATGGCGGGATCATCATGGTGAACTTCTTTCCGGATTTCGTTAAATGTGCACCAAACGCTACTCTATCTGACGTCGCAG aaCATTTCCATTATATCAAGAGGATGATTGGTGCTAACCACGTTGGCATAGGTGGTGATTTTGATGGAGTTAATAG AGTTCCACGTGGATTGGAAGACGTTTCCAAGTATCCTGAATTATTTGCTGAATTACTACGAAGCGGGCAGTGGAGCGTACAAGAATTAAAAAATGTAGCAGGACTCAATATGTTACGAGTGATGAGACAAGTAGAGAAG ATCCGCGATGATATGCGTACAAATGGCGTGGAACCCGAAGAACACCCCGACTCACCTACTGACAATGGCAACTGCACTAGCAACGCTTTTTACATCGAATAA
- the LOC117995468 gene encoding dipeptidase 1-like isoform X1, whose translation MHQTFETTQPHAAGYYQAMDIQNQSPRRIIKLPNFITGARMVNRNERRAVACVLLAVTAVVAAASYDRERLEIAKQILEEVPLTDGHNDLPWNIRKFLRNQINEFELDTDLTQVEPWSKSKYSHTDLPRLREGMVGAQFWSAFVPCAAQNKDAVQLTLEQIDVIRRLVDKYPQYLKLATSVTDILEAHSARPRKIASLIGIEGGHSIGNSLGVLRSYYQLGVRYMTLTHTCNTPWADSSNEPPAVNGLTEFGEKVVREMNRLGMLIDVSHVGENTTRAAIRLSKAPVIFSHSSVYSLCAHKRNVPDDIIQSVKDNGGIIMVNFFPDFVKCAPNATLSDVAEHFHYIKRMIGANHVGIGGDFDGVNRVPRGLEDVSKYPELFAELLRSGQWSVQELKNVAGLNMLRVMRQVEKIRDDMRTNGVEPEEHPDSPTDNGNCTSNAFYIE comes from the exons atCAAAGCCCAAGAAGGATTATCAAGTTACCGAACTTTATCACGGGAG CGAGGATGGTGAACCGTAACGAACGGCGGGCAGTGGCTTGTGTCCTGCTAGCAGTAACAGCGGTGGTTGCAGCCGCTTCTTACGATCGAGAACGCCTTGAGATCGCCAAGCAGATACTTGAAGAAGTGCCGCTCACTGACGG GCATAACGACCTGCCATGGAATATTCGCAAGTTTCTCCGTAATCAAATCAACGAGTTTGAACTGGACACAGATCTTACTCAAGTCGAACCATGGTCCAAATCTAAGTACTCGCATACAGACCTGCCACGACTGAGGGAGGGCATGGTTGGAGCTCAG TTCTGGTCAGCGTTCGTCCCTTGCGCTGCACAGAATAAAGATGCAGTGCAACTTACCCTGGAGCAGATTGATGTCATCCGACGTCTCGTTGACAAGTACCCTCAGTACCTGAAACTCGCTACTTCAGTCACAG ATATCCTGGAAGCTCACAGTGCCAGGCCACGCAAAATTGCATCTCTCATCGGCATTGAAGGTGGACACTCGATCGGAAATTCCCTGGGGGTGCTTCGAAGTTATTATCAACTCGGCGTGCGCTACATGACTCTCACTCACACGTGCAATACACCCtg GGCTGATTCCTCCAACGAGCCACCCGCTGTGAATGGACTCACGGAATTTGGAGAG AAAGTAGTGCGGGAGATGAATCGTCTAGGCATGTTGATCGATGTGTCGCACGTGGGTGAAAACACGACTCGAGCAGCAATCAGGCTGTCGAAAGCGCCGGTTATCTTTAGCCACTCATCCGTTTACAGCCTATGCGCGCATAAAAGGAACGTACCCGACGACATCatccagtctgta AAAGACAATGGCGGGATCATCATGGTGAACTTCTTTCCGGATTTCGTTAAATGTGCACCAAACGCTACTCTATCTGACGTCGCAG aaCATTTCCATTATATCAAGAGGATGATTGGTGCTAACCACGTTGGCATAGGTGGTGATTTTGATGGAGTTAATAG AGTTCCACGTGGATTGGAAGACGTTTCCAAGTATCCTGAATTATTTGCTGAATTACTACGAAGCGGGCAGTGGAGCGTACAAGAATTAAAAAATGTAGCAGGACTCAATATGTTACGAGTGATGAGACAAGTAGAGAAG ATCCGCGATGATATGCGTACAAATGGCGTGGAACCCGAAGAACACCCCGACTCACCTACTGACAATGGCAACTGCACTAGCAACGCTTTTTACATCGAATAA